A portion of the Chondrinema litorale genome contains these proteins:
- a CDS encoding 4'-phosphopantetheinyl transferase family protein has protein sequence MPIIQKQQVNDYLSLAIWKIDEQENQLTALTRDEFLPDEISSMKSPLKRCQTLAGRLIVNYLTEDANCRYSGVDKDENGKPYLVGLNSHISISHTLDMAVATFNSLCKTGVDAEVISNRILKVAPRVLSQKELNCIGNNEEEATIYWCAKEALYKLNGEKGLTFTNDLYVEKKLGVNDFSGYIISQNFTYKVDLHCFKIEQVVFVYSSEVKKLENCIEIGVENQYTNSTSN, from the coding sequence ATGCCAATTATTCAAAAACAACAAGTGAATGACTACCTCAGTTTAGCTATTTGGAAAATAGACGAACAGGAAAATCAACTCACTGCTCTAACTAGAGATGAATTTTTGCCAGACGAAATTTCATCAATGAAATCGCCTCTAAAGAGATGTCAGACATTAGCAGGCAGGTTAATCGTAAATTATTTGACAGAAGATGCAAATTGCAGGTATTCTGGAGTAGACAAAGATGAAAATGGAAAACCGTATTTGGTAGGTCTTAACTCTCATATTAGTATATCGCATACATTAGATATGGCAGTTGCGACTTTTAATTCGCTATGTAAAACAGGCGTAGATGCTGAAGTAATTAGCAACAGAATATTAAAAGTTGCTCCAAGAGTTTTATCTCAAAAAGAATTAAACTGTATTGGAAATAATGAAGAAGAAGCCACTATTTACTGGTGTGCAAAAGAAGCACTTTATAAGCTTAATGGAGAAAAGGGACTCACATTTACAAACGACCTGTATGTAGAAAAAAAATTAGGGGTAAATGATTTTAGCGGTTATATAATTTCGCAAAACTTCACCTATAAAGTTGATCTACATTGCTTTAAGATTGAACAAGTCGTTTTTGTTTATTCTTCTGAAGTTAAAAAATTAGAAAATTGCATAGAAATAGGGGTAGAAAATCAGTATACCAATAGCACCAGCAATTAA
- a CDS encoding diacylglycerol kinase family protein, giving the protein MKKVLEYFIKELKSFRHAFRGIKFLSSDHNFFFHFPVGVFVFILAWYFELTRQEWLWIVLATGLVWLSEAFNTSIEKTIDLLHPQQHPLAGKVKDIAAAAVFISVLIAGAIGILIFYPYFYAIF; this is encoded by the coding sequence ATGAAGAAAGTCTTAGAATACTTTATAAAAGAATTAAAAAGTTTCAGACATGCTTTTAGAGGTATAAAATTCCTTTCCAGCGATCATAATTTTTTCTTTCACTTTCCGGTAGGAGTTTTTGTTTTTATTCTTGCCTGGTATTTTGAACTTACCAGGCAAGAATGGTTATGGATTGTGCTTGCTACAGGGTTAGTATGGTTAAGTGAAGCATTTAATACGTCAATAGAAAAAACTATTGATTTGCTTCACCCACAGCAACATCCTCTTGCGGGAAAGGTGAAAGATATAGCGGCGGCTGCGGTTTTTATATCAGTATTAATTGCTGGTGCTATTGGTATACTGATTTTCTACCCCTATTTCTATGCAATTTTCTAA
- a CDS encoding OsmC family protein, translating to MKIEINRKNKAYHMEASNEDGNIVSIDGSPAIGGEGKGVRPMQLLLAGIGSCSAIDVISILKKQKQELEDIKITIDGDREPGAVPAVFTKIHLHFHLVGKLDSKKVERALKLSVDQYCSVAKMLEKTAEISYDYSIAEK from the coding sequence ATGAAAATCGAGATAAATCGAAAAAATAAGGCTTACCATATGGAAGCCTCGAACGAAGATGGTAACATTGTTTCTATTGATGGCTCACCTGCTATTGGGGGAGAAGGCAAAGGTGTAAGACCTATGCAGCTTTTGTTAGCAGGCATTGGTTCTTGTAGTGCGATTGATGTAATAAGCATATTAAAGAAGCAAAAACAAGAGCTAGAAGATATTAAAATTACCATAGATGGAGACAGAGAACCAGGTGCGGTTCCTGCTGTATTCACAAAAATTCATTTACATTTCCATCTGGTTGGTAAATTGGATAGTAAAAAAGTGGAAAGAGCTTTAAAATTATCAGTAGATCAATATTGTTCTGTGGCAAAAATGTTGGAAAAAACTGCTGAGATCAGCTACGATTATTCAATTGCTGAAAAGTAA
- a CDS encoding rhodanese-like domain-containing protein — protein MKEITVQELKKLMDDKEDFQLIDVREENEFNFCNINGELMPLGRILDFEEEISKDKKVVVHCRSGARSANAILQLEDAFGYDNLYNLKGGILAYAKEIDPSIPQY, from the coding sequence ATGAAAGAAATCACAGTACAAGAATTAAAAAAATTAATGGATGATAAGGAGGATTTCCAATTAATAGATGTAAGAGAGGAAAATGAATTCAACTTTTGCAATATTAATGGTGAATTAATGCCCTTGGGAAGAATTCTTGATTTTGAAGAGGAAATTTCTAAAGATAAAAAAGTAGTAGTTCATTGTAGAAGTGGAGCAAGAAGTGCAAATGCTATTTTACAATTGGAAGATGCTTTCGGATACGACAATCTTTACAATTTAAAAGGAGGCATACTAGCTTATGCTAAAGAAATAGATCCATCGATCCCACAATATTAA
- a CDS encoding SMP-30/gluconolactonase/LRE family protein: protein MMLKFTSSLLLFYTILQVAVAQEKDLNFYYSEGIAAYKKNDFSTFLENFEQAYKIRHDHPTIMYNLAAAYALNHQENKSLALLNELITFRADSSILSDPDFEILHQTQDFTDLTNKIAHQNTLINLTKEVTTVQGKYHPEGIAYDAKKNTFYISSIRKGLILKVDRNGEVSTFYNANKNTWSVSGLAIDKKRNRLWACTVATPNFENYKKEDEGKSAILCFNLANGDLLKRYDIQDENQHWFGDLTINKLGKVYITDSSFPAIYQTEFEADSLQLLAQYPELKSLQGIALSSNEKSLYFVDYVKGILKVDIAKPELTYLVKHHMHPYHLKGIDGLYFYKNTLVAIQNGVKPIRVCQFQINKAGTEIVNTQLLVNADPKFNEPTLGTISKSKFYFIANSPWGLYNKDFALPEDDKIPETMIVETLLNKK, encoded by the coding sequence ATGATGCTGAAATTTACTAGTTCTCTCCTACTCTTCTATACAATTTTACAAGTAGCAGTTGCACAAGAAAAAGATTTAAACTTTTATTATTCGGAAGGAATTGCAGCATACAAAAAGAATGATTTTTCAACTTTTCTCGAAAACTTTGAGCAAGCCTATAAAATCAGGCATGATCATCCGACTATAATGTATAATCTGGCAGCAGCTTATGCACTCAATCATCAGGAGAACAAATCGCTAGCACTCTTAAACGAACTCATTACTTTTCGAGCCGATTCAAGTATTCTCTCTGATCCAGACTTTGAAATACTCCACCAAACACAAGATTTCACTGATCTTACAAACAAAATAGCTCATCAAAATACATTGATTAATCTCACCAAAGAAGTTACTACTGTTCAAGGCAAATATCATCCAGAAGGAATTGCTTATGATGCAAAGAAAAACACTTTCTACATTAGCTCTATTAGAAAGGGATTGATTTTAAAAGTAGACAGAAATGGTGAAGTTTCAACCTTTTACAATGCGAACAAAAACACTTGGTCTGTAAGTGGTTTAGCTATTGATAAAAAAAGAAACAGACTTTGGGCTTGTACAGTTGCTACACCAAACTTCGAAAATTATAAAAAAGAAGATGAGGGCAAGTCTGCTATTTTATGTTTCAATCTTGCTAATGGAGATTTACTCAAAAGATACGATATACAAGATGAAAACCAACATTGGTTTGGTGACCTCACTATCAATAAACTGGGAAAAGTATATATTACAGATAGCAGCTTCCCTGCCATTTATCAAACTGAATTTGAAGCAGACAGCTTACAACTATTAGCTCAATATCCAGAATTAAAATCTTTACAAGGTATAGCATTATCTAGCAATGAAAAATCGCTCTATTTTGTCGATTATGTAAAAGGCATTTTAAAAGTTGATATAGCAAAACCAGAACTTACTTATTTGGTAAAACATCACATGCATCCCTATCACTTAAAAGGAATTGATGGCTTATACTTCTATAAAAATACTTTAGTGGCAATTCAAAATGGTGTAAAACCTATTAGGGTTTGCCAGTTTCAGATCAATAAGGCAGGAACTGAAATTGTTAACACCCAGCTTTTAGTAAACGCTGATCCAAAATTTAATGAGCCCACATTAGGCACAATATCGAAAAGCAAATTTTACTTTATTGCCAACAGTCCTTGGGGATTATATAATAAGGATTTTGCATTGCCAGAAGACGACAAAATCCCTGAAACAATGATTGTAGAAACACTTCTAAACAAAAAGTAA
- the hemB gene encoding porphobilinogen synthase yields MLLRRPRRNRKSAVIRELTEETTVHKKDLIFPLFLIEGTNKKVEVGSMPGIYRYSQDTLLAEIESCLELGIKTFDLFPSIPEENKDKVASESYRDGNFYLETIRKVKEQLPEACVMTDIAMDPYSSDGHDGVFENGEILNDETLEVLGKMALAQAQAGADILGPSDMMDGRVEYIRDILDNNKFTNVSIMSYTAKYASAFYGPFRDALDSAPKSGDKKTYQMNPANKREALIEAELDYVEGADFLMVKPALAYLDIISLLHDNFDLPIAAYNISGEYSMVMAAAQNGWIDKEQAMLEVLLSIRRAGAKIILTYFAKDFAKLNLG; encoded by the coding sequence ATGCTTTTAAGAAGACCTAGAAGAAATCGTAAATCTGCTGTAATTCGAGAACTCACAGAAGAAACTACAGTACATAAAAAAGACCTTATATTTCCCCTCTTTTTAATAGAAGGTACAAATAAAAAAGTAGAAGTAGGCTCTATGCCGGGCATTTACAGGTACTCGCAAGACACACTACTTGCTGAGATTGAATCTTGTTTGGAACTTGGCATTAAAACTTTCGACTTATTCCCAAGTATACCTGAAGAAAACAAAGACAAAGTTGCTTCTGAAAGCTATAGAGATGGCAATTTCTATCTTGAAACAATCAGAAAAGTAAAAGAGCAACTGCCTGAAGCTTGTGTGATGACGGATATCGCCATGGACCCTTACAGTTCTGACGGTCACGATGGCGTATTTGAGAATGGAGAAATCCTGAATGATGAAACATTAGAAGTTTTAGGCAAGATGGCTTTAGCACAAGCCCAAGCTGGAGCAGATATTTTAGGGCCATCTGATATGATGGATGGCAGAGTTGAGTACATCAGAGATATTTTAGACAATAATAAGTTTACTAATGTGTCCATTATGTCTTACACAGCGAAATACGCAAGTGCATTTTACGGACCTTTTAGAGATGCACTAGATTCTGCTCCAAAGTCTGGTGATAAGAAAACCTACCAAATGAATCCAGCGAATAAGAGAGAAGCTTTAATAGAAGCTGAGCTTGATTATGTTGAAGGAGCCGACTTTCTTATGGTTAAACCTGCTTTGGCTTACCTAGATATTATTAGCTTATTACACGATAATTTCGATTTGCCTATTGCTGCTTATAACATTAGTGGAGAATACTCTATGGTGATGGCAGCAGCTCAAAACGGTTGGATTGATAAAGAACAAGCGATGTTAGAAGTGCTACTTTCGATTAGAAGAGCTGGTGCTAAGATAATCCTCACATATTTTGCAAAAGATTTTGCCAAGCTTAATCTTGGATAA
- a CDS encoding DUF3109 family protein produces MIVIGDTILSDDIIENFFVCNIEKCKGACCVEGDLGAPLEEAEKDKMNEVYEKVKPYMCKEGIEEVEKQGVYVLDEEGDYSTPTINHKECAYAVYDDKGFLKCSIEQAHLDGKIDFKKPISCHLYPIRVTKYDKYDALNYDRWEICSDACSFGQELGVPVYVFLKDALIRKYGEQWYSDLESEIKLREDNNIGGKK; encoded by the coding sequence ATGATCGTAATAGGCGATACAATACTTAGCGACGATATTATTGAAAACTTCTTTGTTTGCAATATTGAAAAATGCAAAGGAGCTTGTTGTGTTGAAGGTGATTTGGGTGCTCCACTAGAGGAAGCCGAAAAAGATAAAATGAATGAGGTTTACGAAAAGGTAAAACCTTATATGTGTAAAGAGGGAATCGAAGAAGTAGAAAAGCAAGGAGTTTATGTTTTGGATGAAGAAGGTGATTATTCTACACCAACCATCAATCATAAAGAATGCGCTTATGCAGTTTATGATGATAAAGGATTTTTAAAATGTAGCATAGAACAAGCCCACCTCGATGGTAAAATAGATTTTAAAAAGCCAATTTCTTGTCATTTATATCCTATACGTGTTACTAAGTATGATAAGTACGATGCGCTAAATTACGACCGATGGGAGATATGCAGTGATGCTTGTAGTTTTGGGCAAGAATTAGGTGTACCTGTTTATGTTTTCTTGAAAGATGCTTTAATAAGAAAATATGGAGAGCAATGGTATAGTGATCTTGAATCAGAAATTAAGCTACGAGAAGATAACAATATAGGAGGAAAGAAATAA
- a CDS encoding M1 family metallopeptidase: MTRTIKKFHLILMLFALPFCLKAQDALENNQPYFNPLFSWQSSPYRSASGAPGEQYWQNKADYELKVALNEADNEIVGSIKVTYTNNSPDPLEFVWMQLDQNKFTKHSRGTLTMPVDGGRWIGDDQGGYKIENVMVSINGGQKVAATKVITDTRMQIRFDEAIKAKGGEAVIELDYKCNIPQYGADRMGRLESKAGWIYEMAQWYPRMAVYDDIKGWNIEPYMGAGEFYLEYGNFDYYITVPFDHIVVGSGELVNKKEVLTSQQIERFEKASKSDKTVYIVAPDEVGKVKKTRPTQEGTLTWHFKIENSRDVAWASSKSFIWDAAKINLPSGKDCMAMSVYPPESDGNNAWGRSTEYTKGSIENNSKMWYEFPYPSAINVAGIVGGMEYPGMSFCSYKSTNRGLWGVTDHEFGHNWFPMIVGSNERLYPWMDEGFNTFINHYSTEAFNDGEYSSRLSEARSFKPYLINPNRESISTYPDVVQMYNLGFTAYRKPALGLLMLREVVLGPERFDYAFKTYIKRWAFKHPTPIDFFHTMENVAGEELNWFWRGWFYSNWNLDQAVEKVEYINDNPEKGSIITISNQDQFMMPVEVEIKEANGKTGRVKLPVEIWQRGDVWAFQYESTSDIISVELDPDKMLPDVNSDNDIWRNPESSKDINE; the protein is encoded by the coding sequence ATGACAAGAACTATCAAAAAATTTCATTTGATATTGATGTTGTTCGCGCTTCCTTTTTGCTTAAAAGCACAGGATGCACTAGAGAACAACCAACCTTACTTTAATCCTTTATTTTCGTGGCAGTCTTCTCCGTATCGCTCTGCATCAGGAGCTCCAGGTGAGCAATACTGGCAAAACAAAGCAGATTACGAGCTTAAAGTTGCCTTAAATGAAGCTGATAACGAGATTGTTGGAAGCATTAAAGTAACCTATACAAATAATAGTCCCGATCCACTAGAATTTGTGTGGATGCAACTCGACCAAAACAAATTTACCAAACATTCTCGTGGTACATTAACAATGCCTGTAGATGGTGGCAGATGGATTGGTGACGATCAAGGTGGTTATAAGATCGAAAATGTAATGGTAAGTATTAATGGTGGCCAAAAAGTAGCCGCTACCAAAGTTATTACCGACACCAGAATGCAAATCAGATTTGATGAAGCAATTAAAGCAAAAGGTGGTGAAGCTGTAATTGAGCTAGACTATAAATGTAATATTCCACAATATGGTGCAGATAGAATGGGTCGTCTAGAAAGTAAAGCTGGATGGATTTACGAAATGGCTCAGTGGTATCCAAGAATGGCAGTTTACGATGACATTAAAGGTTGGAACATCGAACCATACATGGGTGCTGGTGAATTCTATTTAGAATACGGCAACTTCGATTATTACATTACTGTACCTTTCGACCATATTGTTGTCGGTTCTGGTGAGTTAGTAAACAAAAAAGAAGTATTAACTTCTCAACAAATTGAGCGATTTGAAAAAGCATCTAAAAGCGACAAAACAGTTTATATAGTTGCTCCAGACGAAGTTGGAAAAGTAAAGAAAACCAGACCTACACAAGAAGGTACTTTAACATGGCACTTTAAAATTGAGAACAGTAGGGATGTAGCTTGGGCAAGTTCTAAAAGCTTTATCTGGGATGCAGCAAAGATTAACTTACCAAGTGGTAAAGACTGTATGGCTATGTCGGTTTATCCTCCAGAAAGCGATGGTAACAATGCTTGGGGTAGATCAACAGAATACACCAAAGGAAGTATAGAAAACAACTCAAAAATGTGGTATGAGTTTCCATACCCATCTGCTATAAATGTTGCTGGTATTGTTGGCGGTATGGAATACCCAGGAATGTCATTTTGTAGCTACAAAAGCACTAACAGAGGTTTATGGGGAGTAACTGATCATGAGTTTGGCCACAACTGGTTTCCAATGATTGTAGGTTCAAACGAAAGATTATATCCTTGGATGGACGAAGGTTTCAACACCTTTATTAACCACTACAGTACCGAAGCTTTTAACGATGGCGAATATAGCTCTAGATTAAGTGAAGCGAGATCATTCAAACCTTATTTGATTAATCCTAACAGAGAGAGTATTAGCACTTATCCTGATGTGGTTCAGATGTATAACCTTGGTTTTACAGCCTATAGAAAACCTGCATTAGGTTTATTAATGCTAAGAGAAGTTGTATTAGGACCTGAGCGTTTCGATTATGCTTTTAAAACCTATATAAAACGTTGGGCATTTAAACACCCTACTCCTATCGACTTTTTCCATACAATGGAAAATGTAGCGGGTGAAGAGTTAAACTGGTTTTGGAGAGGTTGGTTCTACTCTAACTGGAATCTCGATCAAGCAGTCGAAAAGGTGGAGTATATAAATGACAATCCTGAAAAAGGTTCTATTATTACTATTAGCAATCAAGATCAGTTTATGATGCCTGTTGAGGTAGAAATAAAAGAAGCTAATGGCAAAACTGGAAGAGTAAAACTTCCTGTAGAGATCTGGCAAAGAGGCGATGTTTGGGCATTTCAATATGAAAGCACTAGCGACATTATTTCTGTTGAACTTGATCCTGATAAAATGCTTCCAGATGTAAATTCTGATAATGATATTTGGAGAAACCCAGAATCTAGTAAAGACATAAACGAATAA
- a CDS encoding serpin family protein produces the protein MKKLPLLFLLVFMFNACSEDNVGPSKDTEQALRDLRKVSTEFTENSNEFTFDIFQTVNASADVDENIMISPLSINLALGMLLNGTNGNSAEEIKEVLGWDDSDIAQINENYKNILLSLPQLDNVVDVSMANSVWYDENFIVKDNFITTLDAEFDAEATAYDFTKSDAPDVINRWVEDKTNGLIDKILDNIKPGEVMFLINALYFKGEWTNKFDKDDTQQVPFTDINGEEYEVDMMMLRDKGLLVSVQEDYTVFDLPYGDEIYAMSILLPNDDVNLNTILEDLDAEDWYNFTSLKSNTSTTVGLPKFEFGYGLKLNDVLQELGIEDVFDESVADLSNISDSQLFVNEVKHKAYIKVDEEGTEAAAVTSVGIVETSAPLSLELICDKPFAFFIYEKEQGNILFSGKIVALKE, from the coding sequence ATGAAAAAATTACCATTACTCTTCCTCCTCGTCTTTATGTTTAATGCCTGCAGTGAAGACAACGTTGGGCCGTCAAAAGATACCGAACAAGCACTTAGAGATTTAAGAAAAGTAAGTACAGAATTTACAGAAAATTCAAATGAGTTTACTTTCGATATTTTTCAAACTGTAAATGCCAGTGCAGATGTTGATGAAAATATTATGATCTCACCATTGAGCATAAACCTAGCTTTGGGCATGTTGCTAAATGGTACAAATGGAAATTCTGCCGAAGAAATTAAAGAAGTTTTAGGCTGGGATGATAGTGACATCGCTCAAATCAACGAAAACTATAAAAATATTCTTTTAAGCCTACCACAACTAGATAATGTTGTAGATGTGAGTATGGCCAACTCTGTTTGGTACGACGAAAACTTTATCGTAAAAGATAATTTTATAACCACTTTAGATGCTGAATTTGATGCCGAAGCAACTGCCTATGATTTTACTAAATCTGATGCTCCAGATGTTATTAACCGATGGGTTGAAGATAAAACCAATGGCTTAATCGATAAAATTCTTGATAATATTAAGCCTGGCGAGGTGATGTTTTTAATTAATGCATTGTATTTCAAAGGAGAGTGGACAAACAAATTCGATAAAGATGACACACAGCAAGTTCCTTTTACAGATATTAATGGTGAGGAGTATGAGGTAGATATGATGATGTTGAGAGATAAAGGATTATTAGTTTCTGTTCAAGAAGATTATACAGTTTTTGATTTACCTTATGGTGATGAAATCTATGCAATGTCAATTTTGCTGCCTAATGATGATGTTAACTTGAATACCATATTAGAAGACCTTGATGCAGAAGATTGGTATAATTTTACAAGTTTAAAATCAAATACATCTACAACTGTTGGGTTGCCTAAGTTTGAATTTGGTTATGGTTTAAAATTGAATGATGTTTTGCAAGAGTTAGGTATAGAAGATGTTTTTGATGAAAGCGTTGCCGATTTAAGCAATATATCTGATAGTCAATTATTCGTGAATGAAGTAAAACACAAAGCCTATATAAAAGTGGATGAAGAAGGAACAGAAGCCGCAGCAGTTACTTCAGTTGGTATTGTAGAAACCTCAGCACCCCTAAGTCTTGAATTAATTTGTGATAAGCCGTTTGCATTCTTTATTTATGAAAAAGAACAGGGTAATATCCTGTTTTCAGGTAAAATAGTAGCTCTAAAAGAATAA
- a CDS encoding peroxiredoxin family protein, with protein MKLRLLNTILLGLLFLNACNNPQREEQTAQGITDLPDATWRAEMQPNDSTIIPFTLKTSHDEAGKLSIAVINGDEVLPLEEYRFEGDSIIIPMLSFDTDLRLKVEEDKLIGMYEKYWYEVPYEIPVTIFKDDDRRFIVNKPEPLGNVTGTWDVDFLNDSDTPEKAVGIFEQKGINVTGTFLTPTGDYRYLAGVMDGKSLKLSCFDGSHAFLFTAELGADNKLTNGTFYSGSHWYQPWVAVQDDNAKLPDAGSLTHLKEGYDKLTFRFPNLDSTLVSIEDEKYKDKVVIVQIMGSWCPNCMDETNFLTSLYEKYQGQGLEIIGLAYERKPDFAYAKAKVEKMKDKFGVDYEVLIAGTSDKKAAAETLPMLDHILSFPTAIVIDREGNVSYIHTGFSGPGTGKYYTQFVDEFTSIIDGLIKKDA; from the coding sequence ATGAAATTAAGATTACTAAACACAATATTGCTTGGACTTTTGTTTCTGAATGCTTGTAATAACCCCCAAAGAGAAGAGCAGACAGCACAAGGTATTACAGATTTACCAGATGCTACTTGGCGTGCAGAAATGCAACCAAACGATTCTACGATTATCCCTTTTACTTTAAAGACTTCGCACGATGAAGCTGGTAAATTATCAATTGCTGTAATTAACGGTGATGAGGTTTTACCATTAGAAGAATATAGATTCGAAGGAGATTCGATAATTATTCCAATGCTTTCTTTTGATACTGACCTTAGGTTAAAAGTGGAAGAAGATAAACTTATTGGGATGTATGAAAAATATTGGTACGAAGTGCCTTATGAGATACCTGTTACCATTTTTAAAGATGATGATCGCAGATTCATTGTAAACAAACCAGAACCTTTGGGTAATGTTACAGGTACTTGGGATGTAGACTTTCTAAATGATAGTGATACTCCTGAAAAAGCAGTTGGTATTTTTGAGCAGAAAGGAATTAATGTAACGGGTACATTTTTAACTCCAACCGGTGACTATCGTTATTTGGCAGGCGTAATGGACGGCAAAAGTCTAAAACTTTCTTGTTTTGATGGTAGCCATGCATTTTTGTTTACTGCTGAGTTAGGTGCAGATAACAAGCTTACTAATGGTACATTTTATTCTGGAAGCCACTGGTATCAGCCGTGGGTTGCTGTACAAGATGACAATGCCAAACTACCAGATGCAGGTTCACTTACCCACCTCAAAGAAGGTTATGATAAACTTACTTTTAGATTCCCTAATCTAGATAGTACTTTAGTTTCTATTGAAGACGAAAAGTATAAAGACAAAGTGGTGATTGTGCAGATTATGGGTTCTTGGTGTCCTAACTGTATGGATGAAACAAATTTCTTAACTAGTTTATACGAGAAATATCAAGGCCAAGGCTTGGAGATAATTGGTCTTGCTTATGAGCGTAAACCAGATTTTGCTTATGCCAAAGCAAAAGTGGAAAAAATGAAAGATAAGTTTGGTGTCGATTACGAAGTTTTAATTGCTGGAACTTCAGATAAAAAAGCGGCTGCCGAAACACTTCCAATGTTAGATCATATTCTTTCTTTCCCGACAGCAATTGTAATTGATAGAGAGGGAAATGTTAGCTATATACATACTGGTTTTTCTGGCCCTGGGACAGGAAAATATTATACCCAATTTGTTGATGAATTTACTTCAATTATTGATGGCCTAATAAAAAAAGATGCCTAA
- a CDS encoding DUF4861 domain-containing protein, producing the protein MKIKIAIVFILFTIVSCQKEEAEKTTKQHSITLYNPVAIDVKSAPVTITRSDIENVVGKLGSDLLPAIKDKNQSIIPFQVDDLDFDGNWDEMAFVIDIPSQDSLTLELVTISADSLPQFEAKTSVHLARRTNEKGPVQPVTEATNYGDKLPPYQPNQMDGPAWENEYVGYRLYFDGRNQRDVFGKQEPAIVLPTVGLNEEGNPVDNYHVLEDWGRDILAVGNALGAGGLSLENGDELIRLGLTLPETTGNLDSSTYRLINKGPVRAIFSVNYYGWDIAGETMDVANIISIWAGSHAYNNTVSVSGFEGEKTLITGLVNNNNDMPVIEKDYNKYQGIITHDKQTYNKEYFLGLALLVPTDKFNGWAEAPETGKVNTTTYAKLPVTTGTTLTYHVFSGWELQDTSFTNRDFFVNMIDEEAQKLNQPVQVFFK; encoded by the coding sequence ATGAAAATTAAAATAGCTATTGTCTTCATTCTATTTACTATTGTTTCTTGCCAAAAAGAAGAGGCCGAAAAAACAACCAAACAGCACTCCATAACACTTTATAATCCTGTTGCCATAGATGTAAAAAGTGCGCCAGTTACCATTACAAGAAGTGATATAGAAAACGTAGTTGGCAAACTTGGTAGTGATCTATTACCTGCTATAAAAGACAAAAACCAATCTATTATACCCTTTCAGGTAGATGATTTAGATTTTGATGGGAACTGGGATGAAATGGCTTTTGTAATTGATATACCATCGCAAGATAGCCTTACACTAGAGTTAGTCACAATTTCAGCAGATTCTTTACCTCAGTTTGAAGCTAAAACTTCGGTGCATTTAGCAAGACGAACCAATGAAAAAGGCCCTGTACAACCTGTAACAGAAGCCACCAATTACGGAGATAAATTACCTCCCTACCAACCAAACCAAATGGACGGACCTGCTTGGGAAAATGAGTATGTTGGTTATCGTTTGTATTTTGATGGAAGAAACCAAAGAGATGTTTTTGGTAAACAAGAGCCAGCAATTGTGCTACCTACCGTCGGACTAAATGAAGAAGGAAATCCTGTAGACAATTACCATGTTTTAGAAGATTGGGGAAGAGACATTTTAGCTGTTGGAAATGCCCTAGGTGCTGGTGGTTTAAGTTTAGAAAATGGCGATGAATTGATTAGATTAGGTTTAACTCTGCCAGAAACAACAGGCAATTTAGATTCATCTACATACAGATTGATTAACAAAGGTCCGGTAAGAGCTATATTTTCTGTTAACTATTATGGTTGGGATATCGCTGGGGAAACTATGGATGTAGCCAATATAATTTCTATCTGGGCTGGCAGCCATGCCTATAATAATACGGTATCAGTTTCTGGTTTTGAAGGCGAGAAAACACTCATTACAGGTTTGGTAAACAATAATAATGACATGCCGGTTATAGAAAAAGATTACAACAAGTATCAAGGTATTATTACTCACGATAAACAAACCTATAACAAAGAGTATTTTTTAGGTTTAGCGCTACTTGTTCCTACAGATAAATTTAATGGCTGGGCTGAAGCACCCGAAACAGGGAAGGTAAATACGACAACTTATGCAAAATTACCTGTAACAACCGGAACGACACTTACCTATCATGTGTTTTCAGGTTGGGAACTACAAGATACCAGCTTCACTAACCGAGATTTTTTCGTAAACATGATTGATGAGGAAGCCCAAAAACTCAATCAGCCGGTTCAGGTATTTTTTAAATAA